One genomic segment of Brassica napus cultivar Da-Ae chromosome A3, Da-Ae, whole genome shotgun sequence includes these proteins:
- the LOC106388324 gene encoding putative FBD-associated F-box protein At1g05080 — MPKTTEHCDEKIEEILCEDRISSLPDDLLVTILLSVPLKDAAATMILSKRWRFMWTMLPILVYKESDVESKNSVWDFLDKSLELHKAPLLGMYMQLGPQCPLDADVGKWVATALDRGLALLIFELRWSADPTSLPMTLYSCKSLKILRLSHKVLVDLPSSIWLPSLQILELNCVVYKNEDSLKRFLSSCPVLESMTVTREKDDNVKIFTVKAPYLLDLSYGNYMSDDDEEDTGRCLVIDTPALTYLDIADYSGNSWSIENTPCLEEVYFNVDRSLLGFDKFLRSFSKVLFLELILTDKMIVCFSTIEFSRLTKCKLFPNNSNWMDSLVSFLHNTPKLKYLIIDYKTNHQPPIASMWWSQSISDPECLSSSLEKFELIDYGGREEERELVEYILTTSICLKTATISLSTLKLEDEDITMKELKAIPRVSITSHLFFKTSHK, encoded by the exons ATGCCAAAAACAACCGAACATTGCGATGAAAAAATTGAAGAGATACTTTGTGAAGACCGGATTAGTTCTTTACCCGACGATTTGCTTGTGACGATACTGTTGTCTGTCCCTCTTAAAGATGCAGCAGCCACCATGATTTTGTCTAAGCGATGGCGTTTTATGTGGACTATGTTGCCTATACTTGTTTACAAAGAAAGCGATGTTGAGAGCAAGAATAGTGTTTGGGATTTTCTTGACAAGTCACTGGAACTCCACAAAGCCCCTCTTCTAGGTATGTATATGCAACTCGGTCCACAGTGTCCATTAGATGCTGATGTGGGAAAGTGGGTTGCAACGGCTCTTGATCGCGGCTTGGCATTGCTAATCTTCGAGCTCCGCTGGTCCGCAGATCCAACCAGCTTGCCCATGACCCTTTACTCCTGCAAATCTCTCAAGATATTGCGTCTCTCCCACAAGGTTCTAGTGGATCTTCCTTCTTCCATCTGGCTTCCATCACTTCAAATTCTCGAGCTAAACTGTGTGGTGTATAAAAACGAAGATTCTCTCAAAAGGTTCTTATCAAGCTGCCCCGTTCTGGAGAGTATGACCGTGACACGGGAAAAAGATGACAACGTGAAAATTTTCACTGTGAAAGCTCCTTATCTATTGGACTTATCTTATGGTAATTATATGTCGgacgatgatgaagaagataccGGTAGATGTTTGGTTATTGATACTCCGGCATTAACATACTTAGACATAGCCGATTATTCAGGAAACTCTTGGTCGATCGAGAATACACCCTGTTTGGAGGAAGTTTACTTCAATGTTGATCGGTCTTTACTTGGTTTTGACAAATTCTTAAGATCTTTCTCCAAAGTCTTATTTCTTGAGTTGATTTTAACTGATAAAATG ATTGTGTGTTTTAGCACCATCGAGTTCTCTCGGCTGACGAAGTGTAAATTATTCCCGAATAACTCAAACTGGATGGATTCACTTGTGTCTTTCCTCCACAATACTCCAAAACTTAagtatcttataattgattaT AAAACAAACCATCAACCACCGATTGCCTCTATGTGGTGGAGCCAATCTATCAGTGATCCCGAATGCTTATCCTCAAGTCTGGAAAAGTTTGAATTGATAGACTatggaggaagagaagaagagcgaGAATTGGTAGAATACATCTTAACCACCTCTATATGTTTAAAGACGGCTACAATCTCCTTGTCCACCTTAaaacttgaagatgaagacataactatgaaggagttgaaagctatTCCTAGGGTTTCTATAACATCTCATCTCTTTTTCAAAACTTCACATAAATAA